One Plasmodium cynomolgi strain B DNA, chromosome 12, whole genome shotgun sequence genomic region harbors:
- a CDS encoding hypothetical protein (putative) → MIMISSPSCDVTAGLNRLRSKSVDEIAEIVKRAKEAKEAQLGNLDNFKEKQNLNLLKAFAENQANCLSICKENLFNRFEEDLQKYQNVSAKNNSTFNERKKKKLEKFYQDMEQQLCFRACSMRCRHFLQDKD, encoded by the exons ATGATCATGATAAGTTCCCCCAGCTGTGACGTGACAGCAG GATTGAATAGGCTGAGAAGCAAAAGCGTTGACGAAATCGCAGAAATCGTTAAAAGGGCCAAGGAAGCGAAGGAAGCCCAGCTAGGAAATTTAGACAACTTcaaggagaaacaaaatcTAAATTTGCTGAAAGCCTTTGCAGAGAACCAGGCAAATTGTCTCAGCATTTGTAAGGAAAATTTATTCAATCGATTTGAGGAGGACTTGCAGAAGTACCAGAACGTGAGCGCGAAAAATAACTCAACTTTTAacgagaggaaaaaaaaaaaattagaaaagtTTTATCAAGACATGGAGCAGCAGCTTTGTTTCCGTGCATGTTCTATGAGGTGCCGCCACTTTCTGCAGGACAAGGATTGA